DNA sequence from the Thermogemmatispora onikobensis genome:
GAAATTCCTTCCACCAAAGCATCGCGCTCACCTTGTTTCTTCTGAAGTGAAGCCGACTGCGCGCCTCTTCGCAGGAAACCTTTTCCTGGCCAGGGTCTCACTCACTCATCGGCTCTGGGAGGCTGAGACCTCTCTTCTCTGCTCTGAGTCAGAGGGGCCAACACAGAGTATACCGCTCCCGGGCTCCTAGACAGCAATGAGCTGACTCTCTGGCTGAGCTGAGGCCGAGCCAGAAATGGAGACGCCATTGGTAGTGGCACTATAGACTGGCTCCACTCCAGAGATCGAGCCAGCATCGGTGCTGGTCTGCCAGACCGCCAGCCCTACGGTCGCATTGCCTGGGGGCTGGTCCGTAGCGGCGTACAAGCTCATAATCCATTGACCAGAGAACAAACTGGCCCTACAGGCTGAACATACCACTGTCCGGCTAAAGATAAGTGCATTGATAGTTGCTTCCTGCAAGATCCCGGGAGGCTGGCGTGTGGCAATAATCTTTGCCGCCCACTCAATCAATTTGGCCTCGGCATGTTGTTCAGGAGGTGCGTACTTGAAACCGAGCGCGAAATTGACCCCATTGAAAACAGTGCGTCCCTGACGGTCAGCGATGAAGAGGATAATCATCGCTGCACTAGCCAGAGACGGATCTCTCCTCTGATCATACCGCTCTTTACCATTAGCAACATCTTGCCTATAGCGGGCCACTGCCTGTGCGCGACGACGCCCGGTCTCCGTACTCAAAGATTGAGCAAGCTCCTGCTGTTCATCATCTGTCCAGAAGCGCGCCTGACCCCAGCTGCTGGCAATCTGAGCAGCAATGCTGGCAGCGTCCTCTCCTGTTGCCGGCATGGACCCGACGCCACTCTGAGTGGTTCCGGGAACAAGGCTCGGCCCTGCCGGCAGCGAGGGATTCCAACTCAGATGAAGGGGATGGGCCAGCAGTTCATGAGCGGTTCCCCAGGCGACAAAACAGGCCAGCATGCCAGCAAGTAACCAGCATTCTGTCGCACTCAGAGTGATACTCAACAGACCGCCAGCCAGAGCCAGGGAGAGGCCACCATCAAAGGCAGCAGTAGCCAAAGCAATAGCCAGGACCGCACACACAATGATGAGTGCAATCAGCGCAGCATCAGCAGCGGCCTCATAGGCGTTCTGGTAATCGTGAAAGAATTTCTGATCGATAGCAAGAGAGGCTTCGAGCAGATCCAGATGGGCAGAAACCCCCGCTGTGAGATGAGCAAGATGCAGCTGAGCCTGCTCTGCCGCCTGACCCTGCCAGGGGGAGGCGTGAGTAAAGAGCGCTGCCGTCTCGGTCTGGAAGCGGGACAGCGTCGCCCGATGATGCGCCAAGAGTGCGCGTTTCTGCTGGTGGATCTGTCGAATCGTCTCGACATGGGGACTGAATGCCTGAGTCATGAGGTGCTGGACGTAGCCCACTGGCCCATAGCGCTGCATGCCGCTGGCCACTTGCTCCAGCGTAGTCCAGGCCTCGGCGCCTAGCTGCTCGATCAGCGAGAGGAGACGCGGCAAAACGGCGGGGACATCCTCTCCCGCTTCAATCAGCAGCTGAATTATGCCTTCGGCAAACGGTGGTACATCGATGCCAATCGCAGCCAGGCCCTTGATGGCAGCATCGACAAGCGGGTCACTCATCGCGATGTCCTCTCTCCCTGGTACAGTGCAATGCACACAAAGAAGCGGCCACTGTCCTCTCGTTATGGCTCACCATCAGGCGATGGTTCAAAAGCCTGGCTGAGTACCGTATCGAGATCCTGCATCCGGGCACCGCTGCCCTGCAGCAGATCCGCAAAGGCCGAGAGGGCTGCATACGCCCGTTCCAGATTCTGATGCCAGGTACCCATATGCTGACGAAATGGCTCGCTTACCTGAGCAGCAAGCTGAGAGGCTGGTTGGAGAATCTGCTGATGCAACTGAACGAGGTGAGCCTGCCAGGCTTCGTGCAGGTCCTTCTGCTGTGTTCTGGCAGTACTCGCCAGCTTCTGAGGAGGATAGAGAATGGTATCTTCCATAATGCTCTCTTAAAATCTACAGAGCAAAAACTAACAACTTTATTTGCCTGGATGGTAATATATAAAATCACTCCTGTCAATAGTACTGATGGCAGGAACATCTCGGTAATCGAATAACGTGGCTGTTAATCTGTTCCAACCTGCTCACTACCACACATGTTTTGACATAACAGGACGGCAACATGACAGTGTGCCTGCTTTTCACGCTACCCCCGAGTGCGACCAGAGACATCGGCAGGTGGTGCTCTGATGATGGCCCCAGGAGCCTGCTCGCCCGCAAACTCCTCTCTGGTCACTGTCCACCGTCACGCCCGAGAGCAAACAAGGCCAGCCGTCTGCTCCGGGCCCGGTGGCCCGACGGCTGGCCGCTGCTGACCACGCATCTCCACCTACAGGGTCAGGCGCACTGGCTGGTTGTTTTCTTACCCAGCTAGCGCTCATGTGCTCTGGTAGCGCGACAGTTTTTAATGATGTGAACTGCCGAGCGGAACCTCGACAGCCACGTTGATGAGCGGATAGTAAGCCTGGATCTGCCTGGAGCCATACTTCTCGCGGAAGCGCTCCGCGATGGCCGCCACGCGGCTTTGATCCTCAATGAGCCGTACGCCGGTAGTGAGAGCCTGCTGACCGGCACGCACTTGCAAGGTCGGAGCCTGGCGCAAGTTCTTGTACCAGCCAGTCCCGGTTCCGCGCACAGGCAACAAATAGAGGACATCGTCCTCCAGGATAAACCAGACCGGATACGTGTAAGAGCGCCCACTGGCGCGCCCCTTGACCGTGATCTCAATCTCACTGCGGCCCTGCAAGGCCGTGCGAAGGTCTGTCTGACTCATAGAAGGAATGGCCTCCTTCCTCTCACCAATCAGAGCAGCAGGCCACCTGTCCGGCGGGCAGGTCGCCAGTCACGGCGGGCCCGCTAGGACTGCTGCCCGTACTGCTCATCGCTGACATGCTCCATCCAGTCGGCTACCTTGCCATCAAGCTCTTCCTGAATAGCAATGTGCGTCATGGCCGTGGTCGGCGCCGCTCCATGCCAGTGCTTCTCACCGGGCGCGAACCAGACTACATCTCCCGGACGAATCTCCTCAATAGGGCCGCCCCAGCGCTGGGCCCGCCCACAGCCGGCAGTGACGATCAGCGTCTGCCCGAGCGGATGGCTGTGCCAGGCCGTACGGGCCCCTGGCTCAAAGGTGACGCTGGCCATACGCACGCGCGCCGGGCTGGGTGCCTCGAACAACGGATCAATACGTACTGCCCCGGTAAAGGTGGCAGCCGGCCCCTTCTGCGAAGGCTGCGAGCCGTTCCTTCTGATCTCCATGACTTGCATTCCCCCTCTCTTCTTCACTGGCCGCCTGCTCTCTGCTCACCTCACCGGACCAGCAGAGTGGCGGCGCAGTCAGTCTCACGTTCCTTTCTCATTATAGAGATTGCCTGGGCAGAGGTGATAGAATAATCTTCGTCAGAATTTGGCTGATTCTGCATATGCCATGAGGCAACGCCTTAGTGGAGGAGGTTCTTTTTCAATGACTCTCACCGTCATCGCAGAGCGCGAGCGTCAACAAGACGAGCGGCTACTCCAGCGCCTTCAGGCCAATCGTGAGGAGCTGGCCGAGCGTATTGCGCAGGCTATTTCTCACGACGGGACCGTCGAGCCGTTTGAGGGCCTCGTTCTGGCACGCCTCTCCTCGCCGTCCATTCCCTTACCCAGCGTTGCCGAACCATCCTTCTGCGTGATCGCTCAGGGGCGCAAGGAGGTGCTCGTCGAGCGCAGCCGCTACGAGTATGATCCTTTTCATTACTTGCTGGCCACCGTTGAGCTGCCACGCTTCAGCCGCGTCATCGAAGCCAGCCCAGAGCGACCATATTTGAGTCTGACGCTACGCCTTGCGCCTTCACAGGTCACGGCGGTCCTGCTCTCCGCCGGCTATGTACCAAAACGCAGCTCGGTACACGCCATGAATGTCAGTCCCCTGGACGAGCGACTGCTCGATGCTGTGGTGCGCCTGGTCCGGCTCCTCGAAACGCCCGAGGAGGCTCCGGTGTTGATGCCGCTGGTAACCCAGGAGATCATCTATCGGTTGCTGGTTGGCGAGCAGGGAAGGCGCCTGTGCCATCTGGCTTTGCAGGGCGGCGTACCCTCGGAAATTGCCAGCGCCGTCACGTACTTACGCCGGCATTTCGCAGAGCCGCTGCGCGTCGAGAGCCTGGCCCGCGAGCTGGGCATGAGTGCCTCCAGTCTGCACCACCACTTTAAGGCTGTGACCGGCCTCAGCCCGCTGCAGTATTTGAAGCAGCTGCGCCTGCAGGAGG
Encoded proteins:
- a CDS encoding (R)-mandelonitrile lyase; this translates as MEIRRNGSQPSQKGPAATFTGAVRIDPLFEAPSPARVRMASVTFEPGARTAWHSHPLGQTLIVTAGCGRAQRWGGPIEEIRPGDVVWFAPGEKHWHGAAPTTAMTHIAIQEELDGKVADWMEHVSDEQYGQQS
- a CDS encoding AraC family transcriptional regulator, whose amino-acid sequence is MTLTVIAERERQQDERLLQRLQANREELAERIAQAISHDGTVEPFEGLVLARLSSPSIPLPSVAEPSFCVIAQGRKEVLVERSRYEYDPFHYLLATVELPRFSRVIEASPERPYLSLTLRLAPSQVTAVLLSAGYVPKRSSVHAMNVSPLDERLLDAVVRLVRLLETPEEAPVLMPLVTQEIIYRLLVGEQGRRLCHLALQGGVPSEIASAVTYLRRHFAEPLRVESLARELGMSASSLHHHFKAVTGLSPLQYLKQLRLQEARRLMLNEGLDATSTAFRVGYQDVSHFNRDYRSLFGQPPARDIQQLRQQLESLAVAIKTD
- a CDS encoding nitroreductase/quinone reductase family protein; translation: MSQTDLRTALQGRSEIEITVKGRASGRSYTYPVWFILEDDVLYLLPVRGTGTGWYKNLRQAPTLQVRAGQQALTTGVRLIEDQSRVAAIAERFREKYGSRQIQAYYPLINVAVEVPLGSSHH